The nucleotide window AACTATGTTTAGTTTTGTTACCATAGGCAAAATGAGCAACAACAATACTCATACGGTTAATTCTGTTGCTACTTCTGCATTTGTAATACTATCGGTAAATCCTTTTTTAATTACAAATATGGGATTTCTATTTTCGTACTTCGCTGTTATAGGTATTGTTTTTATGAATCCTTTAATAAAGCGCTTGCTCAGACCCAAAAATAAGATTGCCATATACTTTTGGGAACTCACATCCGTATCACTATCTGCTCAAATTGCCACCGCACCCTTATCTGTTTTGTTTTTCAAACAGTTTTCAAATTATTTCTTATTTGCCAATTACATAGCCATACCTTTGGTAGCTCCTATAATTTACTTGGGCTTAGCCACAATTGCAACTTCATTCATACCAGCCGTAAGCATGTTTTTTGGTTACATCACCAACTGGATAATTAATATACTGATTAAAGGTGTTTTTTATGTAGAAGCACTACCCTACTCAGTATCTTCAATTTACACAATAAAAATCCCCGAAACCCTTGTTATTTATGCAATTATCATACTATTTACAGTAATGCTAATTCAAAAGAAAAGAAAACTGATTTTTCCGGCATTAGCTTTATGTCTTGTCTTGTTTGCAAGTGTTGGCGTAAGTAGCATTAAGACTGACAAACAACAGCATTTTTATGTTTTTAATGATAGATACAAAAGTGCTTTTTGCTTAATTGATGGCAATACTCAGTATGTATTTGCCGATTCGGCAGTGCTAAACTCGTCTAGTTTCAATAACTTTTCATTAGATGGCACAACTGCATTTTTTAATTCCAAAAATGTTGAAAAAATTGCATTGAATGATAATGTCGAAAGCAACAACCTTGTGCAAGTTTCAAAATTAAACAACTACGACTACTACTTTGTAAACCACAACAACAAGAAAATTGGTGTAGTGAGTAGCAAAGACAAGCTACACAAGTGCAACAAGCCTATTACTCTCGACTATCTGATACTGACCAATAAAGCTCCTTACGATATTTCGGGAATAATACACAATTTTGATTTCAAAACACTGATAATAGATAGTTCCGTTTCAAATTACAAAGCCGACGCTTGGAATAAGTTTTTAGAAAATCTCGGCGATAAACAATTTAATATTCACAATGTAAAAACAGATGGATATTTTTTAGCTTTTGGCTATTAGCCATTAGCCATTAGCTAAGCATAGCCAAGAGCCAAGAGCCAAGAGCCAAGAGCCAAGAGCCAACAATCTCTTAAAAAACTAGCCTATCTCCTTCCTTGATATTATACTTAGCAACAAATCCGGCATTGACTTCCAAAACAGTAATAGCCGGTGCTTTTGAAGGTATATTTTCTAAAGAATAAGGAACGCAATTTTCGTGTATGCTGACAATAATTTTTTCGGATGATACATAAATAATATCCAAAGGAATAGCAGTGTTTTTCATCCAAAAACCTTGATATTCTTCTCTTTCCATAAAAAACAACATTCCTCTATTCATTTCCATATGTTCTCTATACATCAAACCCTGAGCTCTTTCGTAGTCGTTGTCGGCAATTTCAACTTCAATGCGGACTTTTTCTGTCAAATCATCTTTATCAACAATACTTACTTCGCCATCTTTTCTAAATTCAGTATTGCCAATTGTGTTTATAGTTGTAGTTGTCCGTATTGTTGGTTTAGGCTTGTGATTAGGTTTTAGAAGAAATATAAGTGCCACTGTGAAAATTATTACTGCAATTATCACGTATATCGCAATATTAAGTCCTTTCGATTTTTTTTTGTTCATATTTTATTGCTTGTTATTTTAAATGGATATGAAATTCAATTTTAGTAATGTAAGTCGATGTATATGGGCAAGTGGTCGCTGAAACCTCCTATGTACTGCGACCCATAATAAGTCCTATACGGTTTTTTACCGAAAAAAGTTTTGTCTTCCTGAAGTAAAAATGGAGCATCAAAAATAACCGCTCCCATTTTTTTAACTCTCAAACCCTGAGCGTCTTTTGAAAGCGGCTTACTAATGATAATATGGTCGATAGTTTCCCATTCGCCTCTGAACTTAATTGTACCTCTGTCCCAACTCATTCCCGAACCTGCCAATGTATTGTAAAGTCCGTAATCGTCGATATTTGTAGAATCTAAAGATGCCTTCAAAACATCTTTAACGCTCTCGTCAAAAGGGCTATCGTTCAAATCGCCCATGATAAGAATTTTTGAATTAATGTTTTGATTTAGAATTGAATCGACCCTGCTTCGCAAAACAGATGCAACATGATTACGCTTGGGTGTGGTAGCCATTAATCCGCCGAATTTTGAGGGCCAGTGGTTGACAAAAATATGCAGTGTGTCGCCGCTGTTTACTCTTCCCATTACATAAAGTATGTCGCGTGTTTTTGAGTTTTCTTCAAACGGAAATGTAATATGTATAGGCTCGTCGTACAATACCTGAAACTTATCGGGCAAATAAATCAATGCAACATCAATACCTCTTGTATCAGGCGATTCGTGATGTACAATCTTGTAATTAAAATTTTTTAAAGGTGTATCCTTTAAAAGTCCTAAAATTACAAATCGGTTTTCTATTTCGCACAAACCAACTATTTCCGGTGGTCTGAAACCTCCAATAGCCATTATACTCTTTGATAAATTTACTTGTTTTCTAACCATTCTTCCGTAAGTCCAACCACGCA belongs to Lentimicrobiaceae bacterium and includes:
- a CDS encoding ComEC/Rec2 family competence protein, translating into KYLQNKNIFHQGYLKSEYYKILDVENTRQVLLLTAKMRAYFVNTLKKANLDEKELGIAAALIFGQRDLIDPEINETFSGAGVMHILSVSGLHVGIIFVVASFLAKIIYSNKKWAVLSKSIFILLTIWFYAVLTGLSPSVSRAATMFSFVTIGKMSNNNTHTVNSVATSAFVILSVNPFLITNMGFLFSYFAVIGIVFMNPLIKRLLRPKNKIAIYFWELTSVSLSAQIATAPLSVLFFKQFSNYFLFANYIAIPLVAPIIYLGLATIATSFIPAVSMFFGYITNWIINILIKGVFYVEALPYSVSSIYTIKIPETLVIYAIIILFTVMLIQKKRKLIFPALALCLVLFASVGVSSIKTDKQQHFYVFNDRYKSAFCLIDGNTQYVFADSAVLNSSSFNNFSLDGTTAFFNSKNVEKIALNDNVESNNLVQVSKLNNYDYYFVNHNNKKIGVVSSKDKLHKCNKPITLDYLILTNKAPYDISGIIHNFDFKTLIIDSSVSNYKADAWNKFLENLGDKQFNIHNVKTDGYFLAFGY
- a CDS encoding DUF192 domain-containing protein; its protein translation is MNKKKSKGLNIAIYVIIAVIIFTVALIFLLKPNHKPKPTIRTTTTINTIGNTEFRKDGEVSIVDKDDLTEKVRIEVEIADNDYERAQGLMYREHMEMNRGMLFFMEREEYQGFWMKNTAIPLDIIYVSSEKIIVSIHENCVPYSLENIPSKAPAITVLEVNAGFVAKYNIKEGDRLVF
- a CDS encoding endonuclease, whose protein sequence is MNNTSYKKDMIRSTILNRTNLILLFVFCFLIFGLEANSQSKRRGVRILSSNKGLSDSRRGDNELRVVFYNVENLFDPYDDTLTMDEEYTPTGMRGWTYGRMVRKQVNLSKSIMAIGGFRPPEIVGLCEIENRFVILGLLKDTPLKNFNYKIVHHESPDTRGIDVALIYLPDKFQVLYDEPIHITFPFEENSKTRDILYVMGRVNSGDTLHIFVNHWPSKFGGLMATTPKRNHVASVLRSRVDSILNQNINSKILIMGDLNDSPFDESVKDVLKASLDSTNIDDYGLYNTLAGSGMSWDRGTIKFRGEWETIDHIIISKPLSKDAQGLRVKKMGAVIFDAPFLLQEDKTFFGKKPYRTYYGSQYIGGFSDHLPIYIDLHY